In Candidatus Zixiibacteriota bacterium, the DNA window CCCGGTTTCGGTCGGCGGCATGGAATCATCACCTCCGGTAATGGAAAGCGACACGATCGGTATAAACGGTTATCTGGCAGATCTGGTTGCCACCATCGCTTTCCGGCGGATGCTTCTTTTCAATGCCGGCCACACCGCGCCGCTATCGTTGATACTTCTCACCGGAACCATGGCCGATTTATCTCTGGCCGGAAAGATAAGCGAGGCGATGCATCTCAGGGCGGCGCTTCCCGAACCCAAAACAGAACAATTCGCCCCGGAATTGGCCTCGCTGGCTTGCCAGTATCTGGTCAGTCTCGGGCTTACGGTTGATCTCTAATGCGTATCACCGGCGGCATATACCGAGGGCGGCTTCTGAAATCCACTCCCGGCCTGGAGGCTCGGCCGACCACCGACAAAGTCCGCCAGGCGATTTTCAATATTCTCATGAATGATATCGAGGATAAACGTGTCCTCGATATTTTTGCCGGATCGGGTGCGCTGGGTATCGAGGCTCTCTCGCATGGTGCGCAATCGGCGGTGTTTATCGAAATTGCTCATCAGCAGGCCGAAGCAATCAGACGAAATCTGAAAGGGCTGGAACTGATTGAGGAAATCATTCAGGCCGACTATATCAAAGCTTGCCGCCATCTTTCCGAACGGGGAGAGCAATTTGATTTGATATTCGCCGACCCCCCCTATGACAGATTTGCTCCCCAAGAGATCATCCAGACCGTTCTTCAATATAACTTGCTTGCGCCTGATGGATTCCTTATTATTGAGCATCGTTCCGGCGCTGCGACCGAAAGCGACAGAATGATTATCTTGAAAAACAGGAAATTCGGCCAGACTGAGGTGACATTTTATGCCCACAAAGAAACATAAAACCGCCAAGACCGCGATCTATCCCGGGACTTTCGACCCTATCACCAACGGACACCTTTCCCTGGTGGAACGAGCGTCTCCCCTGTTTGATAATCTCATTGTAGCGGTCGCCGAAAACGCCGGCAAAGACCCCTTTTTTACTCACCAGGAAAGATACCAACTGGTCAAAGCCAGCCTTAAAGGGATGAAGAGGGTTAAGGTGATAAAATTTACCGGCCTTCTGGCGGAACTGGCCCTGCAGTACAACGCCTGCGCCATAGTTCGTGGTTTGCGGGCGGTCTCCGATTTCGAATATGAATTCCAGATGGCCCTGATGAATAGAAAGCTTGTACGCACGGTGGAAACGGTCTTCCTGATGCCGTCACTGTCGTGGGTGTACCTGTCGTCGACTATTGTCAAAGATGTCGCTTCCAATCGCGGCGTTATCAGAGGGTTGGTTCCCCTGCCGGTGGCCGAAGCGATCCGGAAGAAAATGAACAACAAACGAAAGAAATAACATTGCCATGAGTGATAAACCCGAACATAATTCCGAAAGTACCGAACCGCAGATTCCTCTTGATGAATTAATCGAGATCCGGCGGAAGAAAATTGCCGATTTCCGGAATGAAGGAATCAATCCTTACCCTTACCGCTATGACCGGACGCACATCATAGCGGAAACGCTGGCCGCCTTTGACCAACTGGCCGCCGCCGAAACAAGTATCCGGCTGGCCGGACGGATCATGCTCAAAAGGAAAATGGGCAAATCAATCTTCGCCGATATCCACGACCTCTCCGGGAAGATACAGGTTTATCTTAAAATCGATATCGTGGGCGAGAAGAACTTCTCCCTCTTTGACCGTCTCGATTTGGGTGATATTGTCGGCGCCGAGGGAATTCTCTTTGTCACGCGCACAGGCGAAAAGACACTTAAGGTGCATCAGTTTGAGCTCCTCGCCAAATCGCTTCATCCTCTTCCCGATAAACATGCCGGCCTGGTCGATAAAGAGATGCGTTACCGCCGCCGTTACGCCGATTTGATTGTCAATCCCGAGGTGCGTCAGACTTTCGCGCAGCGAAGCCGCATCATCAAATCGATTCGCGAGTTTCTGGACAGCCGCGGTTTTCTCGAGGTGGAAACGCCAATTCTGCAGCCGCTTTATGGCGGCGCCGCCGCCCGGCCGTTTATGACTCATCATAACACGCTCGACTATGACCTGTACCTCCGAATCGCCGATGAGTTGTATCTCAAGCGTCTTATTGTCGGCGGCTTTGAAAAAGTCTGGGAGTATTGCAAAGATTTCCGCAACGAGGGGATGGACCGCCTGCATAATCCCGAATTCTCCAT includes these proteins:
- the rsmD gene encoding 16S rRNA (guanine(966)-N(2))-methyltransferase RsmD, producing MRITGGIYRGRLLKSTPGLEARPTTDKVRQAIFNILMNDIEDKRVLDIFAGSGALGIEALSHGAQSAVFIEIAHQQAEAIRRNLKGLELIEEIIQADYIKACRHLSERGEQFDLIFADPPYDRFAPQEIIQTVLQYNLLAPDGFLIIEHRSGAATESDRMIILKNRKFGQTEVTFYAHKET
- the coaD gene encoding pantetheine-phosphate adenylyltransferase; protein product: MPTKKHKTAKTAIYPGTFDPITNGHLSLVERASPLFDNLIVAVAENAGKDPFFTHQERYQLVKASLKGMKRVKVIKFTGLLAELALQYNACAIVRGLRAVSDFEYEFQMALMNRKLVRTVETVFLMPSLSWVYLSSTIVKDVASNRGVIRGLVPLPVAEAIRKKMNNKRKK
- the lysS gene encoding lysine--tRNA ligase codes for the protein MSDKPEHNSESTEPQIPLDELIEIRRKKIADFRNEGINPYPYRYDRTHIIAETLAAFDQLAAAETSIRLAGRIMLKRKMGKSIFADIHDLSGKIQVYLKIDIVGEKNFSLFDRLDLGDIVGAEGILFVTRTGEKTLKVHQFELLAKSLHPLPDKHAGLVDKEMRYRRRYADLIVNPEVRQTFAQRSRIIKSIREFLDSRGFLEVETPILQPLYGGAAARPFMTHHNTLDYDLYLRIADELYLKRLIVGGFEKVWEYCKDFRNEGMDRLHNPEFSMIELYWAYADYNDIMVLLADLFRKAVFDLHGKYKIPYEEYEIDFEPPFKVVSMIDAVKETTGTDLLPLDYRAARAKAREAGIDSEGLINWGKVVEAFFEHFVEPKLIQPTIIKDFPREISPLAKGHRDNPCLSERFELFIAGLEMGNAFSELNDPEDQRQRFMDQLAQRQAGDEEAQQYDEDYVTALSYGMPPTGGLGFGIDRMIMLLTNSHSIRDVIFFPQMRPEKAVTGTIDTSFSASRPDNESKS